Proteins co-encoded in one Pararge aegeria chromosome 19, ilParAegt1.1, whole genome shotgun sequence genomic window:
- the LOC120631997 gene encoding uncharacterized protein LOC120631997, translating to MNLIYTKTLLLLMSYAAAGTEVSQNDLNEVLDQAGGVEINKSCELHDNMAGSDYKSLELRTRSLVDPQSKTEGASSTVLEYLKNLTTRFCVNTQKLSKEDLEKLQNERLKEMIKCVQALTCIFIMVFIRKIIVPALARDLSITLPQEAERPNSDDDADNQEIAEDNAEG from the exons atgaatcttatttaCACGAAAACTTTGTTGTTGTTGATGTCGTATGCGGCGGCCGGAACGGAAGTAAGCCAGAATGATCTAAACGAAGTATTAGACCAGGCTGGCGgagtggaaataaataaatcttgcgAACTTCACGACAACATGGCCGGCTCTGACTACAAATCATTGGAACTGCGTACTCgaa GTCTGGTGGATCCACAGTCGAAAACTGAAGGTGCTAGTTCTACTGTACtggaatatttaaagaatttaactACTCGGTTCTGTGTCAATACACAAAAGCTGTCAAAAGAAGATttggaaaaattacaaaatga GCGTTTAAAGGAGATGATCAAATGTGTGCAAGCATTGACCTGCATTTTTATCATGGTTTTTATCCGAAAGATTATCGTACCTGCACTGGCCAGAGATCTTTCGATAACCCTTCCCCAAGAAGCTGAAAGGCCAAATTCTGACGATGATGCAGACAACCAGGAAATCGCTGAGGATAACGCGGAGGGTTAA